A single Methanolobus sp. ZRKC5 DNA region contains:
- a CDS encoding TrkA family potassium uptake protein: MENATDKGHLVVLGCGDVGRRVVETLKYAKITFTVVDSNVHIFENVDYNYVVGNATEEEILIQAGIPNAATVIISLNDDTDVMFATLITRGLNPKSTIIARANSYKSIDKIYKAGADYVAALPIVAGQMLAKMTSRCLLDVSCKKMNEDIMLYEGIDIEKHTVTSDKELANKSVADIDLRNKMACTIIGIERDGKIITDILPSTIILKGDVVAVVGGKEEIKMFKDKYVKAK, from the coding sequence ATGGAAAATGCAACTGACAAAGGACATCTGGTAGTACTTGGATGCGGGGATGTTGGCAGGCGCGTAGTGGAAACTCTCAAATACGCCAAGATAACATTCACTGTTGTGGATTCTAATGTCCACATTTTTGAAAATGTAGACTATAACTATGTCGTGGGTAATGCAACAGAAGAAGAAATCCTTATACAGGCAGGCATTCCAAATGCAGCTACAGTTATCATATCCCTGAATGACGATACTGATGTCATGTTTGCTACACTCATCACCCGGGGATTAAACCCAAAATCCACCATTATAGCACGGGCAAATTCCTATAAATCAATTGATAAGATCTACAAAGCTGGTGCTGATTATGTTGCAGCACTCCCAATTGTTGCCGGTCAGATGCTTGCAAAAATGACATCTCGTTGCCTTCTTGATGTTTCATGTAAAAAAATGAATGAAGATATCATGTTATATGAAGGCATAGACATTGAGAAACACACAGTCACCAGCGATAAAGAGCTTGCAAATAAAAGTGTCGCAGACATCGACCTGAGAAATAAAATGGCATGCACCATAATAGGAATTGAAAGAGATGGAAAAATTATCACAGACATACTGCCATCCACAATAATATTGAAAGGTGATGTTGTTGCTGTTGTTGGCGGAAAAGAAGAAATAAAGATGTTCAAGGATAAGTATGTCAAGGCCAAGTGA